The Carassius auratus strain Wakin unplaced genomic scaffold, ASM336829v1 scaf_tig00038244, whole genome shotgun sequence genome has a segment encoding these proteins:
- the LOC113083470 gene encoding UMP-CMP kinase 2, mitochondrial-like, whose product MMLKRAMFRCGQLCSRVFAVEFDLRTEPLYFTLSSTPQELHQAHQQLFGGDEKLFSLHVHSDSRTEKARTHAEIKHKLSVALSRDCDVFEASAFIPDVKNSVVKGFFIRDKSTTSLSEDVLKTLQQSKSVCVFSYKREGQYCWQELWSPVNQVEESVRQYVTPAAAAERHPSTLNITSSDVYYCMNDAYEVLRECTDIIPESKEVLKLVNEQLETSRGDAFPVIVIEGLDATGKTTLTEALRESLNATLLKSPPQCLAPFRQRFDSEPPLIRRAFYALGNYITAAHIGKESLRAPVIVDRYWHSTAAYAIATAVGGRVENLPKPGSELYQWPEDLLQPNLVLLLTVSPEERLRRLRDRGQDKTVEEAELEINQLFRLKVEEAYKRIQNPACIIVDASPSPREVLQQVEHLIRNKCHLKTTSSLPDETRSHAISPHTTRW is encoded by the exons ATGATGCTGAAAAGAGCGATGTTTCGCTGTGGACAGCTGTGTTCGCGTGTGTTCGCGGTGGAGTTTGACCTACGCACTGAACCTCTTTATTTCACGCTGAGCTCAACCCCGCAAGAGCTTCATCAGGCTCATCAGCAGCTCTTTGGAGGCGATGAGAAACTCTTCTCGCTACATGTCCACAGTGACAGCAGAACTGAGAAAGCGCGAACGCACGCCGAAATAAAACACAAGCTGTCTGTTGCTCTCTCGCGCGACTGCGATGTTTTTGAAGCGTCCGCTTTCATACCGGACGTCAAAAACAGCGTCGTTAAGGGATTTTTTATACGAGACAAATCCACTACAAGCCTTTCGGAGGACGTACTGAAGACGTTGCAGCAGAGTaaatcagtatgtgtgttttcaTACAAGCGCGAGGGTCAGTACTGCTGGCAGGAGCTGTggtcacctgtcaatcaagtggaGGAGTCAGTGAGGCAGTACGTCACacctgcagcagcagcagagcgTCACCCGTCCACACTGAACATCACGAGCTCTGATGTCTACTACTGCATGAATGACGCCTATGAGGTTCTTCGGGAG TGCACTGACATTATCCCTGAGTCAAAGGAAGTGCTGAAGCTTGTAAACGAACAGTTGGAGACCAGCAGGGGTGATGCATTTCCTGTCATTGTGATCGAGGGACTGGATGCCACAG GTAAGACTACTCTCACAGAAGCCCTGCGGGAGTCTCTGAATGCTACTCTGCTGAAATCTCCTCCCCAGTGCCTGGCTCCTTTCAGACAGCGCTTTGACTCAGAACCACCCCTCATCCGCAGGGCCTTTTACGCTCTGGGGAACTACATCACTGCTGCCCACATCGGGAAAGAGTCCCTGAGGGCTCCCGTCATAGTGGACAG GTACTGGCACAGCACAGCAGCGTATGCCATTGCCACAGCAGTTGGTGGAAGAGTTGAAAACCTCCCAAAGCCAGGCTCAGAGCTCTACCAGTGGCCAGAAGACCTGCTCCAACCAAACCTGGTGCTGCTCCTCACTGTCAGTCCAGAAGAAAGACTGAGAAGACTCAGGGACAGGGGACAGGACAAGACCGTCGAGGAGGCTGAGCTAGAGATCAATCAGCTCTTCAGACTTAA AGTGGAGGAAGCTTACAAGAGAATCCAGAATCCTGCCTGCATCATCGTGGATGCAAGCCCCTCTCCACGAGAAGTGCTTCAACAAGTGGAGCATTTAATTAGGAACAAATGTCACTTGAAAACAACCAGCTCTCTACCCGACGAGACAAGAAGCCATGCAATCTCTCCACACACCACTAGATGGTAG
- the LOC113083472 gene encoding probable E3 ubiquitin-protein ligase RNF144A-A, with the protein MTTARYRPTWDLALDPLVSCKLCLGEFPLEQMTTITQCQCVFCTLCLKHYVELLIKEGFETAISCPDSACPKRGHLQENEIECMVAAEIMQRYRKLQFEKGKWKADVCSSGGAISIRKQQMRHVCVC; encoded by the exons ATGACCACAGCTAGGTACCGTCCCACCTGGGATTTGGCCCTGGACCCGCTGGTGTCCTGTAAACTTTGTCTGGGAGAGTTTCCCTTGGAGCAAATGACCACCATCACCCAGTGCCAATGTGTCTTCTGCACTCTG TGCCTGAAGCATTATGTGGAACTTCTCATCAAGGAGGGCTTCGAAACAGCCATCAGCTGTCCAGACTCAGCCTGTCCAAAACGTGGACATTTACAAGAAAATGAG atTGAATGCATGGTGGCCGCAGAGATAATGCAGAGGTACAGGAAGCTGCAGTTTGAGAAGGGTAAGTGGAAAGCAGATGTCTGTTCATCAGGGGGGGCAATTAGTATCAGAAAGCAGCAGATGAGGCACGTGTGTGTTTGTTGA
- the LOC113083471 gene encoding radical S-adenosyl methionine domain-containing protein 2: MLTSNQVGFAAMLMQFCFKNVNSFLAALLGWILRVSGTQMQHTPVGNISRPKTGTKEQKEGSSTQLTRTPSSVNYHFTRQCNYKCGFCFHTAKTSFVLPIEEAKRGLRLLKEAGMEKINFSGGEPFIHEKGNFLGELVRYCKQELQLPSVSIVSNGSLIRETWFQKYGDYLDILAISCDSFNEDTNKVIGRGQGKKSHLDKLHQVQNWCREYKVAFKINSVINTYNVDEDMTEQINTLNPVRWKVFQCLLIEGENAGENSLREAEKFIISDQQFQDFLDRHQSVKCLVPESNQKMRDSYLILDEYMRFLDCREGRKDPSKSILDIGVEEAIKFSGFDEKMFLVRGGKYVWSKADMKLDW; the protein is encoded by the exons ATGTTGACATCAAACCAAGTTGGTTTTGCTGCAATGTTAATGCAATTTTGTTTCAAGAATGTCAACAGCTTCTTAGCAGCCCTTTTGGGATGGATTTTGCGGGTGTCTGGCACGCAGATGCAACATACGCCTGTTGGAAACATCAGTCGCCCGAAGACTGGCACCAAAGAGCAGAAAGAGGGCTCCAGCACTCAGCTGACTAGAACTCCAAGCAGTGTAAACTACCACTTTACCCGGCAGTGCAATTACAAATGCGGCTTTTGCTTCCACACTGCGAAGACATCTTTCGTCCTGCCCATTGAAGAAGCAAAGCGAGGCTTACGACTTCTCAAAGAAGCAG GAATGGAAAAGATCAACTTCTCGGGCGGAGAGCCCTTCATTCACGAGAAAGGCAATTTTCTGGGAGAGTTGGTGCGATATTGCAAGCAGGAGCTGCAGCTGCCCAGCGTCAGCATCGTGAGCAACGGCAGTCTGATCAGAGAAACCTGGTTCCAGAAATACG GTGACTACTTGGACATCCTGGCCATATCTTGTGACAGTTTTAACGAGGACACCAATAAAGTCATAGGTCGAGGTCAGGGCAAGAAGAGTCACCTGGACAAACTACATCAAGTTCAGAACTGGTGCCGGGAATATAAGGTGGCTTTCAAAATCAACTCAGTTATCAATACCTACAATGTGGATGAAGATATGACCGAGCAGATCAATACTCTGAACCCAGTGCGCTGGAAG GTCTTCCAGTGTCTGCTAATTGAAGGTGAAAACGCAGGGGAGAACAGCCTCCGCGAGGCCGAGAAATTCATCATTAGCGATCAGCAATTCCAAGACTTCCTGGACCGCCACCAGAGCGTGAAGTGTCTGGTTCCAGAGTCTAATCAAAAG ATGAGAGACTCTTACCTGATTCTTGATGAATAT ATGCGCTTCTTGGATTGCCGAGAGGGGAGGAAAGATCCGTCAAAGTCAATTCTGGATATCGGTGTGGAAGAGGCCATCAAGTTTAGTGGTTTTGATGAGAAGATGTTCCTCGTAAGAGGGGGGAAATATGTGTGGAGCAAAGCTGATATGAAACTGGACTGGTGA